The DNA segment TCATGAAGCGAAAAGGGGGGTTCGAGTACGGGTACAACGCCCAGATCAGCGTGGACGAGAAGGCGCAGGTGATCGTGGGGCAGCACGTGAGTCCGCAGGCGAACGATTACCGGGAGGTGAGTCCGGCGCTGGATGAGGTGGAGGCCACGACCGGTCGTGTGCCGGAGAAGCTGAGCCTGGACAACGGCTACTACTCCGGGTAAAACCTGCTGGAGTTGTCGGACCGGGAGGTGGAAGGCTACGTGGCGACGGTTCGGGGAAAAGTGTATCCGGAGTTCGCGAAACGGGCGGCGCTGGCGTAAAAAAGGAGCGGGTGAGGAGCATGAAGCCGAAAACCGGCCTCGATCAGCCCCTTCTGAGTCGAAAATAGCGCAAAAAATCGATTCCCACGGGGTTGGAGGGCAGGATTCGATGGTATTCGCAAGCATGGGCCGTTGCCCATGAGCATTGGTGTGGACGATCGTGGCTCAATGCTGAGTTCTCGGACAGGCTCCTAGGAGATTCGAAACCAGGCCAGAACCCACCATGAAGCTCACCAGGCAAATCCGTGAACTATCCGATGGGCTGAGAACCGCGTTCGACGGATCGAACGTCGCGAACCGGGTGCGGGACTTTGAAGGATGGACCAACAGGGCGTCACAGGAGGATGCCGCCGGCGGGTACGATCACACGCGGACCGTCAGGGAGTACTACGACCTTTGTACCGAGTTCATGGTCCTGGNNNNNNNNNNCTGGGCTGGGGCGAATCCCTTCACTTTGTGCCGCTGGTGCCTGGCGAAAGCCTGGAGGACTCCAAGATTCGGCACCAAAGACTCATGATCTCCAAGCTCGAACTGCGGCCGGGCATGACGGTCGTGGATATCGGCTGTGGCATCGGCGGTCCGATGCGACGCGTTGCCCGAGAGGCTGGAGTCCGGGTTGTCGGGATCAACGCCAGTGACGTCCAGTGCAACGATGCGAGGCGATTGAACGCGGCTGCGGGGCTCGCTGACCTGACCGACTGTCTTCGGTGCAGCTTCATGGAAATGAGCGTGATCGCAGACCAGACCTTCGACCGTGGCTACGCGATCGAATCGACCTGCCACGCGGTCGATAAGGTAGGCGCGTTCGCCGAAATCTACCGGGTGCTGAAGCCCGGATCCCTCTTCTGGGGCCAAGAAATGTGCATGACGGACCTGTTCGACCCGGGGAGCGACCGGCACCTCGCCATCAAGCGGGAGCTCATGCACGGCATCGCGCTCAAGGACATTGCTACGTTCGGGGAGGTAAACCGGGCGCTCGCAACCGCAGGATTCGAAGTCGTCGAGAGTGAGGACCTCTCCGCCCACGAGCACCGTCGGGACACGCCGTGGTATCAGCCCATGGAAACCCAGCGCGGGCTGCCCGGCAGCGCTTTCCGCCGGATTCCGATGGGCCGCAAGGCGATGCGGTGGGGAATCCGGATGGCCGAGTGCTTCGGTGTGTTCCCGAGGGGCTCGTCGGAGGTGATCGCGCTTCTGGATCGGACCGCAAACGCCTATGTCGCTGGGGGCAGAGCGGGGATTTTCACGCCCCTCTAC comes from the Gemmatimonadota bacterium genome and includes:
- a CDS encoding IS1182 family transposase, with the translated sequence MKRKGGFEYGYNAQISVDEKAQVIVGQHVSPQANDYREVSPALDEVEATTGRVPEKLSLDNGYYSG
- a CDS encoding class I SAM-dependent methyltransferase, coding for LGWGESLHFVPLVPGESLEDSKIRHQRLMISKLELRPGMTVVDIGCGIGGPMRRVAREAGVRVVGINASDVQCNDARRLNAAAGLADLTDCLRCSFMEMSVIADQTFDRGYAIESTCHAVDKVGAFAEIYRVLKPGSLFWGQEMCMTDLFDPGSDRHLAIKRELMHGIALKDIATFGEVNRALATAGFEVVESEDLSAHEHRRDTPWYQPMETQRGLPGSAFRRIPMGRKAMRWGIRMAECFGVFPRGSSEVIALLDRTANAYVAGGRAGIFTPLYCFVARRPLQG